The Clostridium sp. AWRP genome has a window encoding:
- a CDS encoding oxaloacetate decarboxylase subunit alpha — protein sequence MKVNITETVLRDANQSLIATRMPYSDFEDILQKIDEAGFYSIECWGGAIFDSCLRYLNEDPWDRLRKIRTKVKKTKLQMLLRGQNLLGYKHYPDDVVRKFIKHSVKNGIDIIRIFDALNDFRNIETAVDETIKCGAHAQGTIVYTISPIHNIENYIQLGKQLENMGVNSICIKDMAGIMAPQEAYDLVKALKKVVKKPIFIHTHCTTGLAPFTYLKAIEAGCDGIDTAISSFSGGTSQPATETINYTLRDMGYETELQDDKLKNINDFFKPVKEKFIKSGQLDLYVLGTETDALVYQVPGGMLSNLIAQLKQQNALDRFDEVLKEIPKVRKDMGYPPLVTPMSQMVGVQAAINVLSGERYKNISKEIKAYLRGEYGKAPGPVNSELIKKVLVEEKPIQGRFADTLPFVFDSTKEKIKEFAKTDEDVLSYILFPQIAEKFLKEREERKSVKVFYTIESCRR from the coding sequence ATGAAAGTAAATATTACAGAAACTGTACTTAGAGATGCAAATCAATCTCTTATTGCCACTAGAATGCCTTATAGTGATTTTGAAGATATTCTTCAAAAGATTGATGAGGCAGGATTTTATTCTATAGAATGTTGGGGAGGAGCTATTTTTGATTCCTGCTTAAGGTATTTAAATGAAGATCCTTGGGATAGGCTTAGAAAAATAAGAACAAAGGTGAAAAAAACTAAGCTTCAGATGCTTTTAAGAGGTCAAAATTTATTAGGATATAAGCATTATCCAGATGATGTAGTTAGAAAATTTATCAAACATTCTGTTAAAAATGGTATAGATATAATAAGAATATTTGATGCCTTAAATGACTTTAGAAATATCGAGACAGCAGTAGATGAAACAATTAAATGTGGAGCTCATGCTCAAGGAACTATTGTATATACTATAAGTCCTATACATAATATTGAAAATTATATTCAACTTGGGAAACAGCTTGAAAATATGGGGGTAAATTCTATCTGCATAAAAGATATGGCAGGTATTATGGCGCCTCAGGAAGCTTATGATCTTGTAAAAGCACTTAAGAAAGTTGTAAAAAAGCCGATTTTTATTCATACACATTGTACAACTGGACTTGCTCCTTTTACATATCTTAAAGCAATTGAAGCAGGATGTGATGGAATAGATACCGCTATATCATCATTCTCTGGTGGAACTTCTCAACCGGCTACTGAAACAATAAATTACACTCTAAGAGATATGGGTTACGAAACAGAATTACAGGATGATAAATTAAAAAATATAAACGATTTTTTTAAACCAGTGAAGGAAAAGTTCATTAAGTCTGGACAACTTGATCTTTATGTACTTGGAACTGAAACAGATGCGCTTGTGTATCAAGTACCTGGAGGGATGCTTTCTAACCTTATTGCGCAATTAAAACAGCAGAATGCTTTAGATAGGTTTGATGAAGTTTTAAAGGAAATACCAAAAGTTAGAAAAGATATGGGATATCCACCTCTTGTAACACCTATGAGTCAGATGGTAGGTGTTCAAGCAGCTATTAATGTTCTTTCAGGTGAAAGATATAAAAATATATCAAAGGAAATAAAAGCATATTTGAGAGGAGAGTATGGAAAAGCTCCTGGTCCCGTTAATTCCGAACTAATTAAAAAGGTATTAGTAGAAGAAAAGCCAATTCAAGGAAGATTTGCAGATACACTTCCTTTTGTATTTGATTCAACTAAAGAAAAGATAAAGGAGTTTGCAAAAACTGATGAAGATGTACTTTCTTATATTCTATTTCCACAGATTGCAGAAAAGTTTTTAAAGGAAAGAGAAGAAAGAAAGTCAGTGAAGGTTTTCTATACTATAGAAAGTTGTAGGAGATGA
- a CDS encoding SLC13 family permease encodes MISLIVVLAIAISIALGYKTNINTGFFAIAFAYIIGCFVLNLKASAIIAMWPISIFFVIFAVSLFYNFALVNGTLEKLSQHLLYGCRKAPKLLPFAVFFAAVLIAGLGAGFFTVMVFLAPLTLMLCEKTGMSRLVGAIALNYGALAGANFMTSASGIVFKSLIENAGFKDSGFVYTTYIFIITMIIPILVISGFIMFSKSIKNMGKHIDIEKPKPFNQKQKINLYLIVLMVIIVLAPPILHIIMPKTAIITFINSKMDVGLVSIIFSVIAFMFNLADQKTVIAKVPWSTLIMICGVGMLISVAIKAGTIKLLASWIGGNMPVLLVPIALCVVGGIMSFFSSTLGVVTPALFPIVPSIAAATGLNPAILFICIVIGAQATSISPFSSGGSLVLGSCVNEEERTKLFPKLLFCAVPMCLAVSTVVSIIISLIIR; translated from the coding sequence TTTGTTTTAAATCTAAAAGCTTCAGCAATTATTGCAATGTGGCCAATCAGTATTTTCTTTGTAATTTTTGCAGTTTCACTTTTTTATAACTTTGCTCTTGTAAACGGTACATTGGAAAAGCTTTCTCAGCATCTTTTATATGGATGCCGTAAGGCTCCAAAGTTACTTCCATTTGCTGTTTTCTTTGCAGCAGTATTAATTGCAGGCTTAGGTGCAGGATTTTTTACAGTAATGGTGTTTTTGGCTCCTCTTACACTAATGCTTTGCGAGAAAACAGGCATGAGCAGACTTGTGGGTGCAATTGCATTAAACTATGGTGCACTAGCAGGTGCCAATTTTATGACAAGTGCTAGTGGAATTGTATTTAAAAGCTTGATTGAGAATGCAGGTTTTAAAGATTCAGGATTTGTCTATACAACATATATCTTTATTATTACTATGATTATTCCTATTCTTGTAATTTCAGGATTTATAATGTTCTCAAAAAGTATTAAGAATATGGGTAAACACATTGATATAGAAAAGCCTAAGCCATTTAATCAAAAGCAAAAGATAAATCTTTATCTTATAGTTCTTATGGTAATTATAGTTCTTGCACCACCGATTTTACATATAATTATGCCTAAAACCGCTATTATTACATTTATAAATTCAAAAATGGATGTGGGACTTGTTTCAATTATATTCTCCGTTATTGCTTTTATGTTTAATCTTGCTGATCAAAAGACAGTTATTGCAAAGGTTCCATGGAGTACTCTTATTATGATTTGTGGTGTCGGTATGCTAATATCCGTTGCAATCAAAGCAGGAACTATAAAATTACTTGCAAGTTGGATTGGCGGTAATATGCCTGTTCTATTGGTTCCTATAGCACTTTGTGTGGTTGGTGGTATAATGTCATTCTTTAGCAGTACATTAGGTGTTGTTACTCCTGCACTTTTCCCAATTGTTCCATCAATTGCAGCTGCTACAGGACTTAATCCTGCTATTCTGTTTATTTGTATCGTTATTGGTGCACAGGCAACATCCATATCACCATTTTCATCAGGTGGAAGTCTTGTATTAGGTTCTTGCGTAAATGAGGAAGAACGTACTAAATTGTTTCCAAAGTTGCTTTTTTGTGCAGTCCCTATGTGTCTTGCGGTTTCAACAGTGGTAAGTATAATTATTTCTCTTATCATTAGGTAG